The following are encoded together in the Ignavibacteriales bacterium genome:
- the pepF gene encoding oligoendopeptidase F → MRLKPNKLFFHKDEVMSLPVREEIEAKYKWNLQDIYLTDDDWESDFKWVESQIPNYKKFEGQLSSSVQNLFACFNFDNEIGIKLERLHLYAMLAKDSDMRVTKYQAADDRIRTLYSNANTASSFIRPELISICDNQLLEMINNLSELKIYNHYIEELLRTKKHTLDKQREEILALASDALQTPYNTYSLFTNADIEFPSVEDENGSKVQMTHGRFYSAMYSKEQAYRERAFKAYLKPYKDFMNTFTSLFNGNLKTNIFNAKVRNYSSAKEASLDRNNIPVFVYDNLINAVGENLEPLHRWANLKTKLLDVKNLHPYDVYVTIFPESSEKEYDFEEAKQLVLEALKPMGENYLSSLKMAFDNRWIDVYETKGKRSGGYSSGTTFGVHPYVLLNWTNLLNDVFTLAHEMGHNMHSYYTGLNQPFIYSNYSIFLAEVASTFNESLLLDHLIERAQNKQEKLFLLEKYLNNITATFYRQVMFAEFESIVYERVEKGEALTADTLCQLYKDIYQKYWGPAMIVDKEEEYTWARIPHFFYNFYVFQYATGMAASEVLAAKVKREGSPAVKKYQEFLKAGSSDYSINILKRAGVDMNSKDPVLAVTKKMTQLLNEIEDLI, encoded by the coding sequence ATGCGGTTAAAGCCAAATAAATTATTTTTTCATAAAGATGAGGTAATGTCCTTGCCGGTTCGTGAAGAAATCGAAGCCAAATATAAGTGGAATCTTCAGGATATTTATTTAACAGATGATGATTGGGAATCTGATTTTAAATGGGTGGAATCCCAAATTCCGAATTATAAAAAATTTGAAGGTCAATTATCAAGCAGCGTGCAAAACTTATTCGCATGTTTCAATTTTGATAATGAAATTGGAATAAAACTTGAGCGGCTGCATCTATATGCAATGCTTGCAAAAGATTCAGACATGAGGGTTACAAAATATCAGGCGGCAGATGACAGGATTCGTACTTTATATTCCAATGCAAACACGGCAAGTTCATTTATAAGACCCGAATTAATTTCCATCTGCGATAATCAATTGCTTGAGATGATAAATAATTTAAGTGAACTTAAAATTTATAACCATTATATTGAAGAACTTCTAAGAACTAAAAAGCATACGTTGGATAAACAACGCGAAGAAATTTTAGCACTTGCTTCGGATGCTCTTCAAACGCCTTACAATACTTACTCACTCTTTACAAATGCCGACATTGAATTCCCATCTGTGGAAGATGAGAACGGAAGTAAAGTTCAAATGACTCATGGCAGATTTTATTCTGCAATGTATTCTAAAGAGCAGGCTTATCGTGAACGAGCGTTTAAAGCTTACCTGAAACCCTACAAAGATTTTATGAACACGTTTACTTCGCTGTTTAATGGAAATTTAAAGACAAATATTTTTAATGCTAAAGTCAGAAATTATTCATCAGCAAAAGAAGCTTCGTTGGACAGGAATAATATTCCTGTTTTTGTTTATGATAATCTTATTAACGCTGTTGGAGAAAATTTAGAGCCTCTTCATCGCTGGGCAAACCTGAAAACGAAATTACTTGATGTAAAAAACCTCCACCCTTATGATGTTTATGTTACAATATTTCCGGAATCGTCAGAGAAAGAATATGACTTTGAGGAGGCAAAACAACTTGTTCTTGAAGCACTAAAACCAATGGGAGAAAATTATCTTTCTTCGTTGAAAATGGCTTTCGATAACAGATGGATTGACGTATACGAGACAAAAGGCAAACGAAGCGGGGGATATTCATCCGGAACTACTTTCGGTGTTCATCCTTATGTGTTGTTGAATTGGACAAACTTATTGAATGATGTATTTACACTTGCTCATGAAATGGGGCACAATATGCATTCATATTACACCGGTCTTAACCAACCTTTTATTTATTCTAATTACTCTATTTTTCTTGCAGAGGTTGCCTCTACCTTTAACGAATCACTCCTCCTTGATCATTTGATTGAGCGTGCACAGAACAAACAGGAAAAATTATTTTTACTTGAAAAATATTTGAATAATATTACGGCTACTTTTTACCGCCAAGTTATGTTTGCTGAGTTTGAATCTATTGTTTACGAACGAGTAGAAAAGGGAGAGGCGTTAACGGCTGATACTCTTTGCCAACTTTATAAAGATATTTACCAAAAGTATTGGGGACCGGCAATGATAGTTGATAAAGAGGAAGAATACACCTGGGCGCGCATTCCGCATTTCTTTTATAATTTTTATGTCTTTCAATATGCAACCGGTATGGCGGCATCGGAAGTATTGGCAGCAAAGGTGAAAAGAGAGGGTTCGCCTGCTGTTAAAAAATACCAGGAATTTCTAAAAGCCGGAAGTTCAGATTATTCTATTAATATTCTAAAGCGTGCCGGTGTTGATATGAATTCGAAAGACCCTGTTCTTGCCGTAACAAAAAAAATGACTCAACTACTGAATGAAATAGAAGATTTAATTTAA
- a CDS encoding thioredoxin family protein, translated as MSKYFSYQLIIALIGISLVSASAKTFADISGGDPEKIENFTLNNYDGNKYSLSDFKDSKAIVLIFISTQCPVSNAYNSRMVELNKKFKEKGVTFIGINSNKEETNINIKKHAKEKGLDFLILKDEKNIIADKLNATVTPEAYVLNPNFEILYHGRIDDSQNEVKVEVKDLANALTQILNGEKVSNQRTKAFGCSIKKI; from the coding sequence ATGTCGAAATACTTTTCTTATCAATTAATAATAGCTTTAATCGGCATTTCGCTTGTTAGTGCATCAGCGAAAACATTTGCAGATATTTCAGGAGGCGACCCCGAAAAAATTGAAAATTTTACTCTTAATAATTATGACGGTAATAAATATTCACTTTCCGATTTCAAAGATTCCAAAGCGATCGTACTGATTTTTATTTCAACTCAATGCCCGGTATCGAATGCGTATAATTCAAGGATGGTTGAACTGAATAAAAAATTCAAAGAAAAGGGAGTTACTTTTATAGGAATAAATTCTAATAAAGAAGAGACAAATATCAACATAAAAAAACACGCTAAAGAAAAAGGATTGGATTTTTTAATTCTTAAAGATGAAAAGAATATTATCGCAGATAAATTGAACGCAACTGTAACTCCTGAGGCATACGTATTAAATCCTAATTTTGAAATTTTATATCATGGCAGGATAGATGATTCTCAAAATGAAGTAAAGGTGGAGGTCAAAGATCTAGCGAACGCACTGACTCAAATATTGAACGGTGAAAAGGTTTCGAATCAAAGAACAAAAGCATTTGGCTGCTCAATCAAAAAGATTTAA
- a CDS encoding T9SS type A sorting domain-containing protein: protein MRIITKSLLAVLFLGISLLAQQASDYFPSSTGYTWNYKYTPLDSVNNEIDSIVYYGIDSFAVVENYKGRSASIVLSKTGTLETLPFIPYLDTSFLSFSGMDAYEYFRAANLSAVLAYLDSLGIDSSFSFLGLFTSLEAWYDTYRFGSSLNTDYLIYSKDTSVTINTLDVPLRFKASGKRLEDENIDTQIGSFLAKKFLITRSISYLLIIPPLPAIEIPILSSKDSLWIAPQNWVLKEIIPSTLVDLSILGYDTLYIPGLSTEIIQPVTDVSEENFADPNFTLSQNYPNPFNPSTTIYYSIPKASQVKLSVYDVLGREVIQLVNGFQSAGSYNIVFDSNALPKNSLTSGVYFYTIQFENLSISRKMILLK, encoded by the coding sequence ATGAGAATTATTACTAAATCGTTATTAGCAGTTTTGTTTTTGGGAATTTCGCTATTAGCGCAGCAAGCTTCGGACTATTTCCCTTCAAGCACAGGATACACATGGAATTATAAATATACTCCACTTGATTCGGTGAATAATGAAATTGATTCGATAGTTTATTATGGAATTGATTCATTTGCAGTTGTGGAAAATTATAAAGGTAGATCAGCGAGCATTGTCCTTTCTAAAACAGGAACGCTCGAAACCCTTCCCTTCATACCTTATCTTGATACTTCTTTTTTAAGCTTCAGCGGAATGGATGCCTATGAATATTTCAGAGCGGCTAATCTTTCTGCGGTTCTTGCATATCTCGATTCGCTCGGAATAGACTCTTCATTTAGTTTCTTAGGATTATTTACTTCTCTCGAGGCATGGTATGATACTTATAGATTTGGTTCTTCGCTAAATACGGATTATTTAATTTATTCGAAAGACACATCGGTCACAATCAATACGCTTGATGTTCCACTAAGATTCAAAGCATCCGGCAAGCGATTGGAAGATGAAAACATTGATACACAAATCGGTTCGTTCCTTGCCAAGAAATTTTTGATTACACGCTCTATTAGTTACCTGTTGATTATCCCACCCCTGCCAGCGATTGAAATTCCAATTTTATCAAGCAAAGATTCGTTGTGGATTGCACCGCAAAATTGGGTGCTCAAAGAAATTATTCCTTCAACATTAGTGGATCTTTCAATATTGGGTTATGATACATTATACATTCCAGGATTATCAACGGAAATTATTCAACCAGTAACTGATGTGAGTGAAGAAAATTTTGCAGACCCAAATTTCACATTAAGTCAGAACTACCCGAATCCATTTAATCCTTCAACCACAATTTATTATAGCATTCCAAAAGCTTCACAGGTTAAACTGAGTGTTTATGATGTGCTCGGCAGAGAAGTTATTCAGCTTGTAAACGGTTTCCAATCTGCAGGAAGTTATAATATTGTTTTTGATTCAAATGCATTGCCGAAAAATTCTTTGACAAGCGGCGTTTATTTTTACACTATTCAGTTTGAAAATCTTTCTATTTCAAGAAAAATGATTCTGCTGAAATAA
- a CDS encoding TlpA family protein disulfide reductase, whose protein sequence is MIRLLLIGICFSFFLTGCLKKNDEPVQKTQSELNNKRIAPHPYNVPELDSANLSQLISNRNGRALFINVWATWCEPCIQEFPELVKIFNEYKTRNIDFVSLSVDQPEDDSVVVATVKKFKAGFNVFIAAEKQSEQIINMLNRNWSGEVPATFIYNGSGKQEKIILGGRNFDFFKSSIDSVLFR, encoded by the coding sequence ATGATAAGATTACTTTTGATAGGTATTTGTTTTAGCTTTTTCTTAACGGGCTGCTTAAAAAAGAATGATGAGCCGGTTCAGAAAACTCAATCGGAGCTGAATAATAAACGAATAGCACCACATCCATACAACGTTCCCGAACTTGATTCGGCGAATCTTAGTCAGCTCATAAGTAATAGAAATGGACGAGCACTTTTTATAAATGTTTGGGCAACCTGGTGTGAACCCTGCATACAAGAATTTCCTGAACTTGTAAAAATTTTCAATGAGTATAAGACGAGAAATATTGATTTTGTGAGCCTCAGCGTTGATCAGCCCGAAGATGATTCAGTTGTAGTTGCAACTGTTAAAAAATTCAAAGCCGGGTTCAATGTTTTTATTGCAGCCGAAAAACAAAGTGAACAAATAATAAACATGCTAAACCGTAATTGGAGCGGCGAAGTACCGGCAACATTCATTTACAATGGGAGTGGGAAGCAGGAAAAAATAATTTTAGGCGGAAGAAATTTTGATTTCTTCAAAAGCTCAATTGACAGTGTTTTATTTCGATGA